AGGGCTCCTTTCCGTGGGCACCAGCACGACTGTGGCCCGGTACGTCTTTCCGGATCTTCTTTTAAAATTCAAGAAGACGTATCCCGCCATCCAGGTCAACCATCTGGTCAACAATACCCGTGGAATTCTGGATGCATTGATCTCCGGGGATATCGAGGTGGGATTGGTGGAGGATCAGGTCTATTACCCGGGCGTGCTTTCGGAAAAACTCTGCGAGGATGAACTGGTCCTGCTCGTGAACAAGAACCATCCCTGGGCAGGGCTCAAAAGGATCTCCAGGGAACAACTCCTAAAAGAGCCTTTTATCCGGAGGGAAAAAGGATCGGGTACGCGCCACATGATGGAGAACCGTTTAGGGGAAATGGGGATCAAGCCTTCAGAATTGAACATCGTGCTGACCTCGGCCAGCACGGATCTCATCATCCGGGCCGTGGAACAGGGGATCGGCACGGCCTGTGTCTCCAAATGGGCGGTCCGGGAGCATCTGAAAAAAGGAAAGCTTAAAACGGTAAGAATGTGCGAGGAGCCGCTCTCCAGGGATTTCCTGATCATCCGGCTCGACCAGGAATTCTACACCCATGTGGCCCAAACCTTCCTCCAGTTCCTCAAGGAGTCCCCTCTGCCTCCGAGCCCGTGACCCATCCTCCAGTATAAGACTTCTTATCCCCGGTTGGTTCTTCGCTCCGATTCCGACCTTTGCTGCGACCCTTTATCCTTTTAGTCTCTTCCGTTTTTTTCATGGATGGATCATCTCCAAAAGAGTGGGTGAAAACATCAGGGGTCAAGTGAAGCGCTCATTTGAATTTTTTCGGCAGGTCCTTCTTCAGGAAAGCCATGAGTTCGTCCCTCCGGTCGTAGAGGCGTTTGTGTTTCCTCTTGGGATGTTTGGCCAGGACATAGGCCGTAAGAATCGGAAGGGCGATGGTCGTATCCACATAGGCCACCACAGAATCCGGAAGGCGCTCGGGGTCCACCTTTCCCCAGGAGACGGCCTCGGAAGGGGTCGCACCGGAAAGACCTCCCGTATCCGGCCGGGCATCGGTCACCTGAAGGAAATAGCCGTGTCCCGAATCCTTAAGTCCGAAGACCTCCTGGATCTGCGGCTCGGTCTGGAGCACGAAATTCTTGGGGGAGCCTCCGCCCATCAGAACCACGCCGCTTTTTAATCCGTTCTTCTTGGCATGGTAGATGATGGCGGCGGTTTCGTTTACGTCCAGAGAGAGATCGATCCTCGGACCGGCCCCCTTGATGTTCAGCGCTGCGATATTCATCCCGATGGAGGAGTCGCCCGGAGAGGAGGTATAGACCGGGACCCCGTGCTGATACGCCGCGGAAAGGAGGCTCACGGTCGGAAGCCCGAGCACCTTTTCCCGTTCGGCCACGAACTTCCCGATCCGGTAATGAAGCTCGGCTGTCCCCATCTCTTTCCGGAACTCCGGAGCGGAGAGAATCTCACGGAAAAAGCTGTCCGTCTTCAGGAGTACGTCGTAGGAAAAGAGCACATCATAGATCCGGATGACCTCTTCCTTCCTGAGCTCCCGGTCATCAAGAAACGGGGTCCCCCGGTGCAGCGTCAGCCCGATGCCGAAATGGGTGTCGTGGTAGAGGTTGGCGCCGGTGGAGACGATCCAGTCCACAAAACCGTTCTCAATCAGCGGGATGATGCATGATCGCCCCAAGCCGGCCGGGGTCAGGGCGCCCGAAAGGCTTAAGCCTACGGTCACGTCATCCTTCAGGATTTTCTCGTTCAGGAGCCGGCAGGCCTCATGAATCCTTCCGGCATTGTAGGCGAGAAAGGTCCGCTCCACGAGTTCGGCAACGGTTTCATCTCCCCGGATGCCGCCGGGCACGATCGGCTCTCCGGAAAGATAAGGATGTTTGTTCTTTGGCATGATAGACATAACCTCCATTATTTTGATATAGGTTCTTCTCTCATTTAGTGGGTAAAAAGGGTTCAAGTGAAGTACTTAAACGCAAACAAAAGCTCCGGAGAAAAACACTAAAACCCTTGACCGCTGATGTTTTTAGCACTTCACCCCGTTAGAGGATAACCTCTAACGGGGTTCACTCGACCCCTTGACTCCTTGGCCCCTTGACCCCTTATGTTTTCACCCACTCTTTTGGAGATGATCCTTAACTTATATCGCCATCCAGCTTTCTTGCGGGTGAATCAAAATCCTTTGATCTTTCAATCTCCGGCCTCTTCGCTGACAATCTTCCCTTTAAAGATCTTCTTGGCATTGTGGATCTTCTGCAGATTCTCCTCATAGTGCGGTTTAAGGGCATCCCTGATCTTCATGAGTTCGGCGATTTCTTCCGGCAAGTAAGCCACACCGTCCACCTTGTCCTCCATGGACGGGTGGGAGATCAGATAAATTTCAGCGCCGAGAACCCGGCTGAATATTTTCACGGCAAGCCGTTGTTCACGGAACTGTTCTTCGGTCAGCGATAAGAGCGCTTTGATCTGTTCAGGGCTGGGTTCATAGACGGTCATTTCCAAGTCCTGTGTTCACTGCATCCAGCATGTGCCTGACTTCATCTTCTGCAAAGTCCAGGACGCCGCTCTGCAATGCCTCGGCCTCGGCCTGCTCATTCTGTTCCAGGATACCGGATG
The DNA window shown above is from Nitrospirae bacterium CG2_30_53_67 and carries:
- a CDS encoding deoxyhypusine synthase (transforms a conserved lysine residue of initiation factor 5A into deoxyhypusine) gives rise to the protein MPKNKHPYLSGEPIVPGGIRGDETVAELVERTFLAYNAGRIHEACRLLNEKILKDDVTVGLSLSGALTPAGLGRSCIIPLIENGFVDWIVSTGANLYHDTHFGIGLTLHRGTPFLDDRELRKEEVIRIYDVLFSYDVLLKTDSFFREILSAPEFRKEMGTAELHYRIGKFVAEREKVLGLPTVSLLSAAYQHGVPVYTSSPGDSSIGMNIAALNIKGAGPRIDLSLDVNETAAIIYHAKKNGLKSGVVLMGGGSPKNFVLQTEPQIQEVFGLKDSGHGYFLQVTDARPDTGGLSGATPSEAVSWGKVDPERLPDSVVAYVDTTIALPILTAYVLAKHPKRKHKRLYDRRDELMAFLKKDLPKKFK